From Orcinus orca chromosome 3, mOrcOrc1.1, whole genome shotgun sequence, a single genomic window includes:
- the MPND gene encoding MPN domain-containing protein isoform X7, with translation MAAPEPLSPAGGAGEEAPDEDEAEAEDSERPGASGGARSGGGGGGGGGGAGPGSCGGPGGALTRRAVTLRVLLKDALLEPGAGVLSIYYLLLGPASPLSLQGKKFVGDLQPDGRIVWQETGQVFNSPSAWATHCKKLVNPAKKSGCGWASVKYKGQKLDKYKAAWLRRNQLHIPAAAADEWAPGATTGTEGSGQPEVSVELAGRVGSSQLKVPSLSPQPRPRQSPASEGEEEELMMEEEEEEVLTGASAEDKSRRPPVKGPSEPVHPEATPPGKRVENKIRVPVRYCMLGSRDSARNPHTLVEVTSFAAINKFQPFNVAISSNVLFLLDFHSHLTRSQVVGYLGGRWDINSQSGYLGPVGRGVFGAGVDVHAFSRLRAVLTVLRAFPCRSRLGDADTAAAMEEEIYQSLLLRGLSLVGWYHSHPYSPALPSLQDIDAQMDYQLRLQGSSNGFQPCLALLCSPYYSGNPGPESKISPFWVMPPPEQRPSDYGIPMDVEMAYVQDGFLTNDVLHEMMLLVEFYKGAPDLVRFQEPWNQEHTYLDKLKISLASRTPKDQGLCHVLEQVYSVLRQGS, from the exons atggcag CTCCAGAGCCGCTGTCCcccgcgggcggcgcgggcgagGAGGCGCCGGACGAGGACGAGGCGGAGGCCGAGGACTCTGAGCGGCCGGGGGCATCGGGTGGCGCGCGCAgcggcggcggaggcggcggcggtggcggcggggcCGGGCCAGGGAGCTGCGGTGGCCCGGGGGGCGCGCTCACCAGGCGCGCGGTCACGCTGCGGGTGCTCCTCAAAGACGCGCTGCTGGAGCCCGGCGCCGGGGTGTTGTCCATCTACTATCTG CTCTTGGGCCCAGCCAGCCCACTGTCACTGCAGGGGAAGAAGTTCGTGGGAGACCTGCAGCCCGATGGGAGGATTGTGTGGCAGGAAACGGGCCAGGTGTTCAACTCACCCAGCGCCTGGGCCACCCATTGCAAGAAGCTGGTGAACCCAGCCAAGAAGTCTGGCTGTGGCTGGGCCTCTGTCAAGTACAAGGGCCAGAAACTGGACAAGTACAAGGCTGCCTGGCTCCGGCGAAACCAGCTCCATATACCTGCAGCTGCCGCCGATGAG TGGGCACCTGGGGCAACGACAGGAACCGAAGGCTCAGGCCAGCCAGAGGTCTCTGTGGAACTTGCCGGGAGGGTAGGGAGCAGCCAGCTGAAAGTCCCGTCGCTGTCCCCCCAACCCCGACCCCGCCAGAGCCCGGCCAgcgaaggagaggaggaggagctaatgatggaggaagaggaggaggaggttcTGACAGGAGCCTCAGCGGAGGACAAGAGTCGGAGACCACCGGTGAAGGGCCCCTCGGAGCCTGTCCACCCTg AGGCCACGCCCCCAGGGAAAAGGGTGGAAAACAAGATCCGGGTGCCTGTGCGCTACTGCATGCTGGGTAGTCGAGACTCTGCCAG GAACCCACACACCCTGGTGGAAGTAACATCCTTCGCAGCTATCAACAAGTTCCAGCCGTTCAACGTGGCCATCTCTAGCAACGTGCTGTTCCTGCTG gactTCCACAGCCACCTGACCCGCAGCCAGGTCGTGGGGTACCTGGGCGGCCGCTGGGACATCAACAGTCAGAGTGGGTATTTGGGGCCTGTGGGCAGGGGGGTGTTTGGGGCTGGGGTCGATGTCCACGCCTTCTCCCGCCTCCGCGCAGTGCTCACGGTGCTGAGAGCCTTCCCCTGTCGGAGCCGGCTGGGGGACGCGGATACCGCGGCCGCCATGGAAGAGGAG ATTTACCAGAGCCTGCTCCTGCGGGGCCTGTCCCTGGTAGGCTGGTACCATAGCCACCCGTACAGCCCGGCCCTGCCGTCGCTGCAGGACATCGACGCACAGATGGACTACCAGCTGCGGCTGCAGGGCTCCAGCAATGGCTTCCAGCCCTGCCTCGCCCTGCTCTGCT ccccttacTACTCTGGTAACCCGGGCCCAGAGTCCAAGATCTCGCCCTTCTGGGTGATGCCGCCCCCTGAG CAAAGGCCCAGTGACTATGGCATCCCCATGGACGTGGAAATGGCCTACGTCCAGGATGGCTTCCTGACTAATGACGTCCTTCATGAGATG ATGCTGCTGGTGGAGTTCTACAAGGGCGCCCCTGACCTCGTCAGGTTCCAGGAGCCTTGGAACCAGGAGCACACCTACCTCGACAAGCTCAAG ATCTCCCTGGCCAGCAGGACGCCCAAGGACCAGGGCCTGTGCCATGTGCTGGAGCAGGTTTACAGCGTCCTCAGGCAGGGGAGCTGA